The genomic region TTAGACAGAAATGTaaactcacagacagacagaatcgTCTGTTGCCTGTTGGTTTGAGTACCTGTATGAGCTGACTGATGAACACAGGTGAGAAGTACTCAGGTAGGCTCAACAGGGTGCGAGAGATGACCTCACAGTAATGGAAGGCCTGAGCGCAGAGTCCCGTCTCCGCCAGTCGACACGCGTAGATGAACTTGAACACCTGCATAGGTCAAAAGGTAAAGGGTCATGGCCTTCCTAGAATTGAGGATTGTAAATATTAGGGCTGCAAGGCATTGAACTATCTTTAATCGTTCAAGAATTAATCATTCTAGAACGACTGGGATGATTCTCTTGGGAAGTGCATCTACGtaggaaaaatacagtaaaaatacttttaaaaagctgaaaaaatGACTGTCGATTCTGAATAAACCAACTTTTAATTATTAATCAACATGGGAAAAATCTGGCAAATTTGGGATGTCCACACTTGGGTTTTCTCTTTACAAGAACCAACTCAAACCTCCTTCAGTGTGATAAAGAAAATGGTTTATTTGTCtgcaaataaatatatgcactgaTGGTTTCAGAGTGAAGCATGGCACTATGTTAATTTACACGCATACAGCTTGTCATATGCTGTTTCAGCTTCTAAAATTGGTTCGATTTATAGTAAGTGAACCAAGACACTGAAACAGCGGATCAGGAGCTGTACGCTTGTAAATAAACACAGTGCCACACTTCATTCTGAAACCTGCAAtgtgtatattaatttaattattgcagCTTTCACAATATGTCTATTGCATTTAGCCATATTGcaatattgatttttattttgataCACTGTACAGCCCAAGTAAAGATAGGCCCATAAAATGTTGTCtataaaactgaatttatttatttatttatctgttagACATGCCACCAACTAATTGGTTGTGAAAACATCCTTAGTAGAGtaatgcaatgtgtgtgtgtgtgtttgtctcaccTGGAAGTTCGGCAGAGAGAGAGGCTGTGAGCTAAGAGACTGAGCGTATTCATATGATTCTGTACGCTGAATCGCCTCTGACGAGCAGAACTTCAAAAATGGCAAGCTGGGAGAGAAAGAGTGAATGGGTGTTAATGCAAACAACTGCAATGTAACACAATGTATAGTTGTGTGAATACATATGTCTAATCAACTGTTTGTGTTATTACACACCTGTGATTGGAGCCAATAAGGACCATCTTGGTGCTTTTCTTGGTGTAAACGCCAAAACCCACGTGAGCCATCAGGTAACAGAAATGGGCTGCATCCACTAGACCTTTAGATGCTGTGAAACATAGAACAGTCTTGACTACAGATCCAAAGCTACTATAACATGGGTTTATGCTTTTCATCTATGTTTATATACCTAAAGTGTCCCCCATGGTGGAAATGGTCCGGGTGTCAAGATCTAGAGTGTGTGTGAGGTTGGACAGCACCATGGCCAGATGAGGGCGCCAATCGCCCCATTTCTCATCTCCGCAACACTGTCAGAAAAACAGAAGATGTATGTGAAGACAAGCATTGCGTAAATTACTAAATTAACACATCAAGTGCACAAAAACTCTCCCATACAGTAGCAGCAGCTGGCATTCGTCCTGACATGAGCTGGTACACCGTCTGAAGAGGGTCGTTAATAGGCAGGCTGTTGGCAAAACtgaaaacaacaaatataaacacaatttAAGCCCTGTTTGTTGCTTTGAAACCCTACAGCCATAGGTCACTGTAAGTAGATGTGGTCTACCTGGTCATGACACGAGCGTGTGTTCTGTTGTCCATCTTACTGGCCAGTAACAGCGCGTGACCCCACAGGCCTTTCTTCATAGCAGACTCCAGAGCATcctaacaaacatacacaaacttcTCAATTGTCTTTCCACTGTTTAGATATAAAGCTTTGTCAGCGGGGACAAAGATGTAATCTACATCCACATAAAATAATATGCAGGCATGTGATCAGctaaggacaaaaaaaaacaaaaaaacattcgcTTTCCCCATGCAATACGACtagacaatattattattaaaaatatttagatttgttcAAATTAACATAACCTGccacaaaataaaactgaacatgATATTCAACCAGTCACAATATGGTCCAGGACTTCATGTTATCCACTGTAACCAATTGGATCATGAAAAGTGGTCTCTATATGGCTGAAGGGGGAAAGGAAATTCATGCATTTTGTCTCGCCTTCTTGCGGCCGAAAAGTAGTAGTTCTCTGAAACGCTCCGTCTCCTTGCCGACATTCTCTGGCACACCCATGGAAGTGTCTGACAGAAGGGATATTGGCCCCGCCTCTTTCTCCTCAGCATGCTCTATTGCTTCATTGTTGAAGTCGATGAGATTAGCCTCATTGGGTGATTTTCCCGGCAACCAGACAGAGCGATGCTCCTTTAGTAACAGGTCAGCGATGTCTGTGCCCACTACCGTCTAAAACAAAGACGAAAAACTACTCGGTATACTAAAAAAAAGGAATTGGTATCAAACAAGCAATCAAACACAATACACACTCTTAGTTAAGGCTAGGGCTGCACAAACACTCACCCCGTTCTGGCGACACAGCAGAACAATGAACTCCCAGATGAGGTAGGCGGAGTCTTTGTCGATGAGGTCATCGTTTCGCAAACACTCTTGGGCTTTGTTCTGAGCAAACTTAATGACATCCACCTTATGAGTCTCCTCTCTGTGGACATACACGAGATGATGGCTGAATTGTTTGTCTGTGTACGTGGATCTAACAGTGTAAGAGTATTCACACGTACACCTTTATTTAGTAATTAAAGCAAGACTATTACTTGACGAGTGGGCCAGGGAATGAACGCATTTCTGACTGCTCTGGAGAATCCTGCAGAATCATCTGGAATAACATCACAGCCATATTAGATGCAAATAATGTAGTCGTCTAATTATCATGGACCTTTTCATAACCAAATCACAAAAGCAAAATCAAGGGAGCTGAGGATCAAGGGGAaggttaaaagtttaacaaacatCTAATTGCAAGGTAACTCAACTAGTTGCaaagtattacttttttaaagggtAAAACGTTTTTACAATGTAGGTAAGTATCTAGGAACATCTGATAAACAAGCTGATTATAGAAtttattaactgaaaaaaaattatatctgtgaTAACTTGCAATAGATTTATATATCAGGATATTTACATGCTGATTCAAATGTTACCTCCATACTGTGGATTTCTACAAGTGTAGGCTGGCCCGCAGAGGGCAGGTTGGGTTGGACAAGGATCAGCTGACCAGCCGGACCAAACCGAGCACAGCGATGAGGAACAGAATACTTCTCTGGGGTCAACGGCCTTGGAGGAGCTGAGAAAGAAGATAAAAATTGAGAAAGACACAGAGGAAGATAATTCATGATCATTTTACTTCCCCACAAAATCAGGAAGCTTTTATTAAagggataaaaatgcacacttttaTCTTACCTAACTACCAAGGCAACATtactaatttttatttagttttactttaAGTATTACAATATctcaactaaataataataaaaaaaatctaactacctttctaatctttttgtattctattttttcatttattatgcaattttgtgtctctctctctctctctctctatatatatatatataaaacctctaacattagcttgctctgttctttttctattccgttttctttttatttattatattatttaaaagcccttgctacgtgtagtgtgttaacctaactgagacttgttatagcacttatatatcattgcatttttagttgtttttgattgcttacactgtcctcatctgtaagtcgctttggataaaagcgtctgctaaaagaataaatgtaaatgtaaataaactaaaattatatatatatatatatatatatacatgtatttgaactatatagacatataaaattaataaaaattgtcaaacaaaattaataaaatcttatctaaaaaaaaaatatataattatatcaaaAAGCCTAATAGTAGAACAATGATACCAAAATACTGTAGATAAATGAATAGTATTACATAGAATGTTTATAATGAAAACCCAGAAGGCTATGGCTCTAAAGAAAATCCCAatgttaaatgcaacattatgGTTGACATTGGGCTTTACGTGTAATACTTACGCTGCTCTGGGGCAGTCCAGGTGTTGTCTGTAGAGTAAGGTATCTGACTGTAATCTGTAGTATCTGAAGGGTTAGGATACTGGCTGTAGGTGTAATCCGATGGAAGAGTTGTCCCAGTGGTATCGTAGACTGCACTGACTAAATCTGGTTGACTTCTATACACTTGACTCTGTATAAGGAAGAAATTTGTTATAGACACAATAagatctaaaacacacacacacacacacacacacacacacacacctgttgtgACCGTGAGCTGAAGCCACTGTGTTGACTGTGTGATGAATGCACACTGTGTGCTGATTGTTCACTGTGAACCGAACGACGGTCAAAATCGTCAGCATACGGATCGCGGCGTCGGTAGTCGTCATCAAAGCTTGAGTCATAACCAGGGTAATATTGCCATTGATCATCATAGCCCTCTCTTCCCCTAGCAACCATTACCATGAAAACTCAGTAAGAGAGGTGTCAGcatgtacaaaaacattatttgcaCAAGTGTATTTGTGTACCTGTTTTGATATTGTTGGTTGTAGTAGGCATCTCCATAGTACCAGCCATATACTTGATCATAGTAGGCTCTGTAGCGTGGATCATAAGCAGCATTTGGATCATACCACCTGCTCCTatctgaaaacacacactcataaGCAAAAAGCAGAAACCATATTTAGCCATTGGGTGCATAGAGAATAAGTGTCTGTAGTGCTGTCTTTACCTCCATAGGCATCATTCTGTCTTTTATAGTAGTTTGCATAGTATTCATCATAGGCACTACGGCTGGTTCTAGAAACGTCTTCTTGATACCCCTGTCTAAtatcaaaaatttaaaaaacaagggAAACATGTTAATGATATTACAGACAAAAAGTACAAAATGCTCAGTCTAAGGATGCTTTTAAACTAGGGCTTCTGATGCTAAAGAGTCACGATCAGAAGTGCTTTATAGGAACCATTTTGTTCATGTAAAATTAGGGTGTAAAATAAAACGTTCTAGGGATAAACAACTAGAAACTCAATCAACAGAAACCAAGTATGAAAACAGACTCAAAGTGTCAGAAAGAGAGTGAATGACCTGACCTGGAGTTGGGTCTGTCTGAGTATTGGCTGGTTCTAGAACTCGGCCTCTCTGGTTGACGTTCAGCCTCACGGTAGACAGGATTTTGAACATCATACCAGCCGTATCGAGGATCTCCTCTACGGTAGGGATCGTcctataaaattaaaaacatacagaaaaatatgaatattttactaAGTCATGTTTTAAGTCTGTCTTTTAGAAGCTTTGATATGTGGAAACATACTAGATCATTACATCACTGCACCTGATAGTAGCTTTGAGACCTGGGATCCACAGGGTACTGGGGTGGATACGGCAGTATTCCATTCTGGTACTCAGGGTAGGGTCCCGGGTAGTACCCTGCATAACCCGGACCaggtggcattgcaggaggagcACCATAACCTGACTGACCACTTAGAGATGAAGGAGGTCTTAGGGGTTCTTGAAGTGGCTGGGGGGCAGCGTTCCCAGACTGGGGTGGGTAAGAGGAAGGTAGGGCAGATCCGGGAGGAACACCAGGTTGTGTTGGAGGGGCCTGTGGAGGAGGCTGGTGTTGAGCTGGAGGTGGATGGGCAGGGTGGGAAGTGTGAGCTGGATCTTTGTCAAGTTGGTTGCTGGAGGGTCGTGGGGTGTTAGAGATCTGCTGAAGGGGCAGAGTCTCACTGTCAGACTGCCCACCCTGCTGTGCATCTTTGGTGACCTGCAGGTAAAAGCCAGGTGTgttattcaccaagcctgcaggATGGGCAGACTGAGAGACAGCTGGGACCATCACCTGATTCGTGGACTGTGGTTGATGCATGGAAAAATCAAGCAGCTCATAATTTGAAGGTTCACTGTGACTTGTGGCAGGGGCAAAAGTCAGAGCTTGAGAAACAGAAGGCAGAAGAGACTGGCTATCACTTCTAAGAGATGGAGCCCTTGAAAGAACGGGTCGGGGTGCTTGAACAGAGGGCTGAACATCTTTTGCCTGAGTGGAAGAAGCGCTAAAGTTTATTGGTGTTTGAGAGAAAAGAGGCTGTGGCTGATTTGTTGGAGGAGAATTCTGAGGCATTTGATTGGCCACAGAAGACTTAGGGTGCGGGTGCACAGGTGTTGCTGTCTCTTGAGGACTTGTCTGATTGGAGGGTTGTAAGAGGTTTTGAGAAGAAACCAAACTGGAAGGTGGCGCAATCAAAACAGGCTGGTTCAGGGTCTCTACTGGAGGCGAGGTCACCAGCAAGGAGGCATACCCCAAACTTGTCTGAGATGTGGAATCTGGGGGAATTTCCAGGTTTTCAGAGGGAGGTTGTGGATCTGGGTTCGCTGGATGCAAATCAAGAGGGCCATCCTCTGGTGGCTGGATGACTTCGGATGGATGTGCTGGAACAAATGTTGCAGCCAGCGAGGGTGCTGCAGGGGCTAAAAGTATGTTAGCACCAAGACTGGCAGTGTCATTTTGAGCCCAGAGTGTAGTAGCGGGACTCTCTATGGGGCGTCGTGCTCCCTGAGCTCGAGATGAGGGTCGGCGTTCCGGTAAGTAAATGGTCTCCAAGTTATCTGGGGGTTGTTCTAGGTTGCCAGACTGTGTGTCACGTCCACCCTTTTCCATGACCACACGTGCACGATCAACCTCAGCAGGTCGAACTCCTACATTGTGTGAGCGGACAGGCTCAAAGGAAGAATTTGCACTTGCTTGGAACACACCAACTGGTTTAGGTGGGCTAGGAGTTGGGAAAGTAGGACTTGCCTCTGCAGCTGGGTTGGAGTCTATCTGTTCAAAGTATCCACCAGTGGAGAGAGGCAAAGCAGGGTGATCTGGTGGGCGGGGACTTTCCTGTTGGATAAATGTTCCCACTACACCTTGCTGTCGCCGAGGGATGTGGGTGCCACTCTGAGGACCGTGCCCACTGCTGTGACTGACGTTACTGTAGCTGGATGAAACACTTGCAGAGCGGGCCAGATGAGGTCCAGTTTCAGGTGTCTCCAAATTAGGCCCCCCCTCAAAGGCATGGCTTGGAGGAGGCTCACTAGGCAGCACTTCCTGGTTTGGAACGCATTCCTGATTCTCCACAGAATCACATGGCCCTGCCCCGGCTCGAATGTTACCAGTGTCATTCAGATATGGACCAGAGAACTCAGTCGTTGAATGGAAAGGGTGATGAATCCCATTTACACGTCCCTCCCCTGACAGTGTTTCTTCATTTTCAACATCATTGCCCCGAAAGAACATTGAAAGAGTTCCGGAATCACTGGGAACTTCAGAGTAGGAGACAGGACAGGCACGCTGAGACGGATCCAGTGGATTTTGATTGAACCATGGCTCTAAGGGTCCACCTGACTGACTGAAGTAATTTTGAGACGGGAAGTGGGAGTTCAGTTGCTCAGTCGGAGCAGGACCAGTAACATTTGGTTGAGCTGACTGACCTTGATTCTGAGATTGAGTCAATGGTGGGGCTGTGTGGGAAGAGGACACAGGGGGAAGGGCTTGAGCTTGAAAATGCTGAGATGGGAGATCACTAGTTGGCTGAAAGTAGTTCTGAACAGAAGGTGGGCGGCTTCTGTGGTCAGGCACCCAGTGAGAAGGTACGGGCGGCATTGGCTGGGATTGAAAAGGAGTCTGGGATTGAACTGGAGGTGTTGGGGCAGTGGAGGGTGGATGTGATGAACCAGAACTGAAGGAAGAAACAGGGTTAGGCAATTGTGCTATATAGGGCATAGGTTCTTGGGAATTAAAGTATCCTGGTTCTGCAGGTGGAGGATTGAAGTTTGGTGCGGGCCCTGGGAGAACAGGTTGAGGTGTAAAAATTCTTGGTGGTGGGCCAGGAGAGGCTGTCTGCACTGCTCCTGGTGGTGGCCCTTGTGCTGGAGTCGTCGGGTTAAACATGGGCAGGGGAGGACCTTGCATAGGAATTGGGTTGCTGTTTGTTGTTGGAACTTGGCTGCCCGCTGCCATGGGTGAAAAACTTTGTCTTCCAAAGGTAAAAGGATCAGTCACTGGATGTGTGGGCGGGGCAGCCGGTGTCATAGCCGCTGCAGCCCCATGCTTGTGAGGTCTGGTTCTTCTGAAGGCATTTGGCCCACCAGAGGGAGGCGGTGGTCCACTAGCTCCAGGAGGGGCTGTCCGAGGAGGGGGCTGCATTGTTTACACTCACAGGTCTCCAAAGTGTTTATACTTACTGGAGATCTACCTATAGTGAAAAAACACAGATTTAGGCCTATGTCATTTCTTGGTGCAAAGACTGTATGGTTTTACCACAAGCTTTGCCTGTTATCAACAAGCATCATGTGAACATACACCCAAAGTTCAATGAATACTGCTAATAGCTGCTCAGCTAAAATAACAATGACtattttgttttaaacattatatggTGAGAATGTCAACATGGGCCCTCTATAAAAGTACACACAAAAGTATCTGTAGCTGACACAAACAAAGTGCCTCACCCATTCGTGAACAAGACATGCAttggttttatacagtatgtcagtttattgaaaaaaaaaaagtgaactgaCAGATTTCGTTAGTAGCAGCATACATTTTGACTTGACTTTGTTAAAACCAAGTTTCTTCTCTTATACACAAACATTATCACACCATCTGAGATTCATAAGCCTTATTATGAGCAAGTTCTAAGACAGCAGTACTCCACTATGTTGGCATGTGGACAGTCACCATGATCAGAAACCTGATATCAGGCACACTGCGTGCCGGGTGTTAGAAATGTGCATTACGTTACATTGAACTTTGGAACTAGTCAGACATTTTTTAAAGAAGGGGGCTTTAAGTACATAGTTTAATCAACAACAACAGGACAGACGCAGTTTatcttaatgaaaatacagtgctTATCATTAAACAACAATGTTCAAAGTCACACCAGGTGTGACTAAAACAACACCACTGTGACAAATACAGCATTGATCAAACATTTGGACAAGTTAAACAGAATATAATGTTTCccattgttttttaaacattctgATTAAAAAGTTTATGCTTAAATTCTTTTCTAGACAAACATTCATACACTACCGTACTATAAAAGTCTGGAGTCAgtgaggttttttttattttttaagatttaatactattaattaattaattcagcaaggatacattaaattgatacaTACATTAAATTGTATGGACCACCAGAGGgagattgatcaaaagtgacagaaaagacatttaaaatgttttaaaatatttctatcttaaataaatgctggtcttttgaaccttctattcatcaaatacataaaataattatttaaaattggaatatttcacattaatagtgaaaactaaatctaaaatgccccaaacttttgaattgtagtcTAATTGTAATTTTTAGAAAGCTCTTTGCAGAACTGCAATCCAGCAAAGGG from Carassius carassius chromosome 47, fCarCar2.1, whole genome shotgun sequence harbors:
- the LOC132130934 gene encoding protein transport protein Sec16A-like, with protein sequence MQPPPRTAPPGASGPPPPSGGPNAFRRTRPHKHGAAAAMTPAAPPTHPVTDPFTFGRQSFSPMAAGSQVPTTNSNPIPMQGPPLPMFNPTTPAQGPPPGAVQTASPGPPPRIFTPQPVLPGPAPNFNPPPAEPGYFNSQEPMPYIAQLPNPVSSFSSGSSHPPSTAPTPPVQSQTPFQSQPMPPVPSHWVPDHRSRPPSVQNYFQPTSDLPSQHFQAQALPPVSSSHTAPPLTQSQNQGQSAQPNVTGPAPTEQLNSHFPSQNYFSQSGGPLEPWFNQNPLDPSQRACPVSYSEVPSDSGTLSMFFRGNDVENEETLSGEGRVNGIHHPFHSTTEFSGPYLNDTGNIRAGAGPCDSVENQECVPNQEVLPSEPPPSHAFEGGPNLETPETGPHLARSASVSSSYSNVSHSSGHGPQSGTHIPRRQQGVVGTFIQQESPRPPDHPALPLSTGGYFEQIDSNPAAEASPTFPTPSPPKPVGVFQASANSSFEPVRSHNVGVRPAEVDRARVVMEKGGRDTQSGNLEQPPDNLETIYLPERRPSSRAQGARRPIESPATTLWAQNDTASLGANILLAPAAPSLAATFVPAHPSEVIQPPEDGPLDLHPANPDPQPPSENLEIPPDSTSQTSLGYASLLVTSPPVETLNQPVLIAPPSSLVSSQNLLQPSNQTSPQETATPVHPHPKSSVANQMPQNSPPTNQPQPLFSQTPINFSASSTQAKDVQPSVQAPRPVLSRAPSLRSDSQSLLPSVSQALTFAPATSHSEPSNYELLDFSMHQPQSTNQVMVPAVSQSAHPAGLVNNTPGFYLQVTKDAQQGGQSDSETLPLQQISNTPRPSSNQLDKDPAHTSHPAHPPPAQHQPPPQAPPTQPGVPPGSALPSSYPPQSGNAAPQPLQEPLRPPSSLSGQSGYGAPPAMPPGPGYAGYYPGPYPEYQNGILPYPPQYPVDPRSQSYYQDDPYRRGDPRYGWYDVQNPVYREAERQPERPSSRTSQYSDRPNSRQGYQEDVSRTSRSAYDEYYANYYKRQNDAYGDRSRWYDPNAAYDPRYRAYYDQVYGWYYGDAYYNQQYQNRGREGYDDQWQYYPGYDSSFDDDYRRRDPYADDFDRRSVHSEQSAHSVHSSHSQHSGFSSRSQQSQVYRSQPDLVSAVYDTTGTTLPSDYTYSQYPNPSDTTDYSQIPYSTDNTWTAPEQPPPRPLTPEKYSVPHRCARFGPAGQLILVQPNLPSAGQPTLVEIHSMEMILQDSPEQSEMRSFPGPLVKEETHKVDVIKFAQNKAQECLRNDDLIDKDSAYLIWEFIVLLCRQNGTVVGTDIADLLLKEHRSVWLPGKSPNEANLIDFNNEAIEHAEEKEAGPISLLSDTSMGVPENVGKETERFRELLLFGRKKDALESAMKKGLWGHALLLASKMDNRTHARVMTSFANSLPINDPLQTVYQLMSGRMPAAATCCGDEKWGDWRPHLAMVLSNLTHTLDLDTRTISTMGDTLASKGLVDAAHFCYLMAHVGFGVYTKKSTKMVLIGSNHSLPFLKFCSSEAIQRTESYEYAQSLSSQPLSLPNFQVFKFIYACRLAETGLCAQAFHYCEVISRTLLSLPEYFSPVFISQLIQMSLRLRFFDPQLKERPEQELFIEPDWLLHLRQLDGQIKDGAITLRADHSTPQLYHCSTPSSEDHCSPPDPSTLNPDPHNPLMTSLMPSAGVQLMPPAPSTVIQDGTVPLQQAPPSGESVPFYPVAPGPPQPNFSAPFQPEMHDQYMLMPPQIPTQMPQQMSPQIPTYSPTERPPQMRPGIPPQMPPPMPRPEHGSVPPSPQQFPQSSPSFTAPPPQGKDFYDEMARMGPGRRSRTTSQSSVQMTGRRSRTTSESSNHSGRERSSSLANQGSPPPPPIPEAPPQDEPKKTKKDSPQKGASGGWLTWLYPKRKNEAHLPDDRNKSIVWDEKKQKWVNLDEPEEESKPPPPPPTGFPKAPMGGMRPPGAGGPPGGPPVNMFSRRAGTKSRYVDVLNPSRGGSKPAAAVPPPADLFAPLAPMAMPANLFTPAAGVYVYQQQQPMEGSVPDASGENTVQTSATVPQMFNPNALPPGPEGIPSGELSRSSSMSSLSREVSQHLNQVPAQPPTQGAPPAGGVTFYNPSQFAQSVPTSHTRPGRLGQRGYPTVK